A genomic segment from Pyrodictium occultum encodes:
- a CDS encoding helix-turn-helix domain-containing protein, translating into MSLKQLAESLGLSVSTLAELLRRAESKIIDAFVRHELPQYLVGRMLQGEHQMNVVEKRLGSKHGLKRGKAGVGESVEEPVVGGG; encoded by the coding sequence ATAAGCCTCAAGCAGCTCGCGGAGAGCCTTGGGCTCTCGGTGTCAACGCTGGCTGAGCTCCTCCGGAGAGCTGAATCAAAGATAATAGACGCCTTCGTACGCCACGAGCTTCCGCAATACCTAGTAGGCAGGATGCTGCAGGGAGAGCACCAGATGAACGTGGTAGAGAAGCGTCTAGGCTCCAAGCACGGGTTAAAGCGCGGGAAGGCGGGTGTCGGAGAGAGTGTCGAAGAACCGGTGGTTGGGGGCGGCTAG
- a CDS encoding alanine-zipper protein, protein MWHHQGRRWRNGAMMMGPDYAHWFGIVDTVMEALGKMTNWIALNLKVKMLQTELQSLKAAAGGKYTPELAAKIAQIEREIETLKAEIAALNAQVPALKSRLESVEGAAAEVDVLKSDVSTLKTNVNELVKQLEELSKQLEAISPQAKNIEQVVEQIKRVTSQLQTLSSKTQEASARAGKASNEAKEASSKAGQALSIAEEISSKIDKLSSKIDSVATASYTLGGIALALAVIALGIAIVYRRS, encoded by the coding sequence ATGTGGCACCACCAGGGCCGCCGCTGGAGGAACGGTGCCATGATGATGGGTCCCGACTACGCGCACTGGTTCGGCATAGTCGACACAGTGATGGAGGCCCTCGGTAAGATGACCAACTGGATAGCCCTCAACCTGAAGGTAAAGATGCTGCAGACCGAGCTGCAGAGCCTCAAGGCCGCTGCAGGCGGCAAGTATACGCCCGAGCTGGCAGCGAAGATAGCGCAGATAGAGCGTGAGATAGAGACCTTAAAGGCGGAGATAGCTGCCCTCAACGCGCAGGTGCCAGCCCTAAAGAGCCGGCTAGAGAGCGTTGAGGGCGCCGCCGCTGAGGTGGATGTGCTAAAGAGTGATGTAAGCACTCTGAAGACTAATGTGAACGAGCTAGTGAAGCAGCTCGAGGAACTGAGTAAGCAGCTTGAAGCTATAAGCCCCCAGGCCAAGAACATAGAGCAGGTTGTAGAGCAGATAAAGCGGGTGACCAGCCAGCTGCAGACACTAAGCAGCAAGACCCAGGAGGCCAGCGCTAGGGCGGGGAAGGCTAGCAACGAGGCCAAGGAGGCCAGCAGCAAGGCTGGCCAGGCTCTAAGCATAGCCGAGGAGATAAGCAGCAAGATAGACAAGCTGAGCAGCAAGATTGACAGCGTAGCCACAGCATCCTACACGCTAGGCGGAATAGCGCTAGCCCTGGCAGTAATAGCCCTAGGCATAGCCATCGTGTACAGGAGGAGCTAG
- a CDS encoding multiheme c-type cytochrome yields the protein MPGTIVVPYKKETVQLRGLTVNRVALWGWPNNGAARVDPDGSIGTCTACHDRHLFSLKQAREPWTCGRCHLGYGHPHIEIYEESAHGNIEHAYGEKWNWETLPWHAGSDFNAPTCATCHISTIATPDGRIVVKGTHDLENRLVWDEMHFFSIPKGIIPDKVQLALFYGWSQLAGKAEDIEAHKNPNAPPEYRYPVFMGFKIVEGPAPGETKFPRLLKIEYSGELAKHREEMKKVCKLCHSSQWADNFFRTADQNIIDYDIVAKFAYGLLQLSWKEGIADPTNKLDEFPEIM from the coding sequence GTGCCCGGCACCATAGTGGTGCCCTACAAGAAGGAGACGGTTCAGCTCCGCGGCCTCACAGTCAACAGGGTAGCCCTATGGGGCTGGCCTAACAATGGCGCAGCCCGTGTAGACCCCGACGGCAGCATAGGCACCTGCACCGCGTGCCATGATAGGCACCTCTTCAGCCTCAAGCAGGCTCGCGAACCGTGGACCTGTGGCCGCTGCCACCTAGGCTACGGCCACCCGCACATAGAGATCTACGAGGAGAGCGCCCATGGTAACATAGAGCACGCCTACGGCGAGAAGTGGAACTGGGAGACCCTGCCGTGGCATGCGGGCAGCGACTTCAACGCGCCTACCTGCGCTACCTGCCATATAAGTACAATAGCAACCCCTGACGGCAGGATAGTTGTGAAGGGCACGCACGACCTTGAAAACAGGCTTGTATGGGACGAGATGCACTTCTTCAGCATACCCAAGGGCATAATACCCGACAAGGTGCAGCTGGCGCTCTTCTACGGCTGGAGCCAGCTCGCCGGCAAGGCCGAGGACATAGAGGCCCACAAGAACCCCAACGCCCCGCCGGAGTACCGGTACCCAGTGTTCATGGGCTTCAAGATAGTGGAGGGCCCCGCCCCCGGCGAGACTAAGTTCCCGAGGCTGCTGAAGATAGAGTATAGCGGCGAGCTGGCCAAGCACCGTGAAGAGATGAAGAAGGTGTGCAAGCTCTGCCACAGCTCGCAGTGGGCAGACAACTTCTTCCGCACAGCCGACCAGAACATAATAGACTACGACATAGTGGCTAAGTTCGCATACGGCCTGCTACAGCTGTCCTGGAAGGAGGGCATAGCAGATCCGACCAACAAGCTGGACGAGTTCCCGGAGATAATGTAG
- a CDS encoding SDR family oxidoreductase, whose amino-acid sequence MAFGIQGLRVLVTASTRGIGHGVAEVLLEEGARVVINGRNRERIEEALEGLRGRGEVYGVAADLTRRDDVKRLVNNAAKLLGGLDAVVYVTGPPRPGVFEELGLEDWDYAARLLVMSAVWVAYYALPYLRESSRPSLVYVTSVATKEPVEGLTLSNALRIAVHGLVKTLSRELGRHGIRVNAVMPGYIMTDRVRQLAERRARREGRSPEEVLRDIAASVPLGRIGEPREVGYLVAFLLSPYAGYINGASIPVDGGLLHSVF is encoded by the coding sequence ATGGCCTTCGGGATCCAGGGCCTACGGGTTCTCGTCACCGCGTCCACACGGGGCATAGGCCATGGAGTAGCGGAGGTGCTTCTCGAAGAGGGCGCCAGGGTGGTGATCAACGGGCGTAACCGCGAGAGGATTGAGGAGGCGCTGGAGGGGCTCCGGGGCAGAGGCGAGGTCTACGGAGTGGCTGCTGATCTCACCAGGAGGGATGACGTCAAGAGGCTTGTAAACAACGCCGCCAAGCTTCTAGGAGGCCTCGACGCAGTGGTCTACGTCACGGGGCCTCCGAGGCCCGGTGTCTTCGAGGAGCTTGGGCTCGAGGACTGGGATTATGCCGCCAGGCTTCTGGTCATGAGCGCCGTCTGGGTTGCTTACTACGCGCTGCCATACCTCAGGGAGAGCAGTAGGCCGAGCCTAGTCTATGTTACCAGCGTGGCCACTAAGGAGCCTGTGGAGGGGCTTACGCTCTCAAACGCGCTCAGGATAGCCGTGCACGGGCTAGTCAAGACGCTCTCCAGGGAGCTCGGCCGGCACGGTATTAGGGTTAACGCCGTGATGCCGGGCTACATTATGACCGATCGGGTCCGGCAGCTGGCTGAGAGGAGGGCCCGGCGGGAGGGGCGTAGCCCGGAGGAGGTGCTCCGTGACATCGCCGCCTCCGTGCCCCTGGGGAGAATCGGGGAGCCTAGGGAGGTTGGCTACCTGGTGGCGTTTCTCCTGAGCCCCTACGCCGGCTACATAAACGGGGCCTCGATACCGGTCGATGGCGGGCTCCTCCACTCGGTCTTCTAG
- a CDS encoding DUF402 domain-containing protein: protein MAAGRTTGAGVVRVRIRGIYATALTRLALDYGFQVVQASRVIAGRFGIPQLTLPADVTLKNSDSDPSELVVVGYTWAVEKVLEKLRETLPYSFYWRSRLPLHATVKARVRGRASGEACIAEVEGVEAELADEEGCEPGREVVASVVRPGVKPWERPRLALGARVIGDYAILFESPRPRVTVSEHVRMQEKRAELAALATEYTSRGLSVHWRSSSQHADAETLRRHLEELHQALLEARERAERGGPGVYTPGETVAVVRLSSLDKATLDTVRDKVTPTIELHHSVKSLAPSISTVVDYAEKLKARGVDPALLREALLDTMGEMLSSRRSVRIIHVKLDGRVVELGRGEVRSIYRENGRLIVVIERRVRSRGVYDGLGAEKEPGDRIVTEIDTGSWLVKHTYYSRNGWVKGIYVNVNTPPEVAEDALVYLDLEVDVVKKPGEKPRLIDEDELKKALESGIVTEKLYREALEKARKALGD, encoded by the coding sequence ATGGCCGCGGGAAGGACTACCGGCGCCGGTGTGGTGCGTGTCAGGATACGCGGCATCTACGCTACAGCGCTGACTAGGCTGGCTCTGGACTACGGGTTCCAGGTTGTGCAGGCCTCAAGGGTTATCGCAGGCCGGTTCGGCATACCCCAGCTGACGCTCCCTGCCGACGTCACACTGAAGAACAGTGATAGCGACCCATCAGAGCTCGTGGTTGTAGGCTATACTTGGGCTGTCGAAAAGGTTCTGGAGAAGCTTAGGGAGACCCTGCCCTATTCATTCTACTGGCGCAGCCGCCTACCGCTCCACGCCACCGTCAAGGCCAGGGTGAGGGGCCGGGCCAGCGGCGAGGCGTGCATAGCCGAGGTGGAGGGGGTTGAAGCCGAGCTTGCGGACGAAGAGGGCTGCGAGCCTGGGAGGGAGGTTGTAGCCTCCGTTGTGAGGCCTGGAGTGAAGCCGTGGGAGAGGCCACGCCTCGCCCTGGGGGCGCGCGTCATAGGGGATTATGCGATACTCTTCGAGTCCCCCCGGCCTAGGGTGACGGTAAGCGAGCATGTAAGGATGCAGGAGAAGAGGGCCGAGTTAGCGGCTCTGGCCACGGAGTACACTAGCCGGGGGCTGAGCGTCCACTGGAGGAGCAGCAGCCAGCACGCCGACGCCGAGACCCTGCGGAGACACCTCGAAGAGCTGCACCAAGCGCTCCTCGAGGCCAGGGAGAGGGCTGAGAGGGGCGGCCCCGGCGTCTACACGCCGGGCGAGACGGTGGCCGTCGTGAGGCTGAGCAGCCTGGACAAGGCTACGCTGGACACGGTGAGAGACAAGGTGACCCCAACCATAGAGCTGCATCACAGCGTGAAGAGCCTCGCACCGAGCATCTCCACTGTTGTGGACTACGCGGAGAAGCTCAAGGCGCGGGGCGTGGACCCGGCGCTGCTCCGGGAGGCCCTGCTCGACACTATGGGGGAAATGCTTTCCTCAAGGCGCAGCGTCAGGATTATCCATGTTAAGCTTGACGGTAGGGTGGTGGAGCTCGGCCGGGGCGAGGTTAGAAGTATCTACCGGGAGAACGGCCGCCTCATAGTCGTCATTGAGAGGCGGGTACGGAGCCGCGGCGTCTACGACGGGCTTGGAGCCGAGAAGGAGCCCGGAGACAGAATAGTAACGGAGATTGACACAGGCTCCTGGCTTGTGAAGCACACCTACTACTCTAGGAACGGCTGGGTAAAGGGCATATACGTCAACGTGAACACGCCCCCAGAGGTGGCGGAAGATGCCTTGGTATATCTAGACCTAGAAGTAGACGTTGTGAAGAAGCCGGGGGAGAAGCCACGCCTCATAGACGAGGATGAGCTGAAGAAGGCACTTGAATCGGGGATAGTTACGGAGAAGCTCTACCGGGAGGCGCTTGAGAAGGCTAGAAAGGCGCTGGGAGACTAA
- a CDS encoding ribbon-helix-helix protein, CopG family, whose protein sequence is MQRIVTFKIEEDVLAVLDRYARMRRLTRSEVIREAIERLLRSEGIEVPKSRNSVRYDPRAPVIEVPV, encoded by the coding sequence TTGCAGCGGATAGTCACGTTCAAGATAGAGGAGGACGTGCTAGCCGTGCTAGACCGCTATGCTAGGATGCGTAGGCTGACCCGAAGCGAGGTGATAAGGGAGGCTATAGAGAGGCTTCTAAGGAGCGAGGGTATAGAGGTGCCCAAGAGCCGTAACAGTGTAAGGTACGATCCCCGCGCGCCCGTGATAGAGGTACCAGTCTAG
- a CDS encoding UPF0147 family protein — MAAPLYDNEAKLRQAMVMLMRIINDTAVPRNIRRAATEAIKRLRDESLSPGVRAANAISILDEISQDPNMPVYARTIIWNVISLLETVRD; from the coding sequence GTGGCGGCCCCCCTCTATGACAACGAGGCAAAGCTGAGGCAGGCCATGGTAATGCTCATGAGGATAATAAATGACACTGCGGTGCCGCGTAACATAAGGCGAGCAGCCACGGAGGCGATCAAGCGGCTCCGCGACGAGAGCCTCAGCCCAGGCGTAAGGGCAGCGAACGCTATAAGCATACTCGACGAGATAAGCCAGGACCCCAACATGCCGGTCTACGCCAGGACGATAATATGGAACGTGATATCATTGCTGGAGACTGTAAGGGACTGA
- a CDS encoding Sjogren's syndrome/scleroderma autoantigen 1 family protein yields MGERASPDVVRRMADLLRAGAAMLPERCPICGLPLFRLRSGEVVCPVHGRVYIVRDESEASKVTVQGVLEELEKFVAYRLSEAMRRAEAGQEPAAIDEIRGWLDVLERVERILGMVSVSLGEERRGEERGPSEPRRRGRR; encoded by the coding sequence GTGGGCGAGAGGGCTAGCCCGGATGTAGTACGCCGTATGGCAGACCTGCTGCGCGCTGGCGCCGCCATGCTCCCGGAGCGCTGCCCTATCTGCGGCCTCCCTCTCTTCCGGCTGCGGAGCGGCGAGGTGGTCTGCCCGGTCCACGGGAGGGTCTACATTGTTAGGGATGAGAGCGAGGCCTCTAAGGTCACAGTGCAGGGCGTGCTTGAGGAGCTCGAGAAGTTTGTCGCCTATAGGCTGAGCGAGGCTATGAGGCGCGCGGAGGCTGGGCAGGAGCCTGCAGCGATTGACGAGATACGTGGGTGGCTTGATGTGCTGGAGAGGGTTGAGCGCATCCTAGGCATGGTGTCAGTGTCGCTCGGCGAGGAGCGCCGCGGCGAGGAGAGAGGGCCCTCGGAGCCGAGGAGGAGGGGGAGGCGCTAA
- a CDS encoding aconitase X swivel domain-containing protein: MPERRVKLRGIVEGNGSGETLVVHGRLSFYGEVDPERGTLTDGRSIAGRVLIMEGGRGSTVGPYILYALARRGLAPSAIAVVEAEPILVAGAVMASVPLASGLPPRLLEELRDGCRARLYSKPPSAMLIVEC; this comes from the coding sequence GTGCCGGAGAGACGTGTGAAGCTGCGCGGCATCGTCGAGGGCAACGGCTCCGGAGAGACTCTCGTGGTCCACGGCAGGCTCTCCTTCTACGGCGAGGTTGACCCGGAGCGCGGCACCCTGACCGACGGCCGCAGCATAGCCGGGAGGGTGCTCATAATGGAGGGTGGGAGGGGCAGCACGGTAGGCCCCTACATCCTCTACGCCCTAGCCCGCCGCGGCCTAGCCCCCTCAGCCATAGCGGTGGTCGAGGCCGAGCCGATACTGGTCGCAGGGGCGGTGATGGCGTCGGTGCCGCTGGCCTCCGGGCTACCCCCCAGGCTCCTGGAGGAACTGAGGGACGGCTGCCGGGCCAGGCTATACTCCAAGCCGCCCAGCGCCATGCTCATCGTGGAGTGTTAG
- a CDS encoding aconitase X catalytic domain-containing protein: protein MYLTREEERILKGEEGPARQLAMKLLVRIGEALGAERLIRISHAHVSGVSYSNIGDPGLEFIEGLASGGRVAVYSTFNPAGAPLGMDPPYPVPREHVEKQARIVKALLRMGFEPSGTCIPYALRRPRPGEHLAWGESSAVAVANTLYGARTNREGGPVALAAALVGRTYLWGLHLEENRRPTITVRVETLPRGEVEAGLLGYMIGKLFSGELPYLDAGRLTKRQVIAMCAAAAASGSTAMCVVRHVSPEDQGPPGGVERAALGPDDLREAREEVESASLDEAELFFTGCPHHPEHVVNRVLELMEAHGVSRLRRPVWIAVPGRASRPLATLAGELARRNIRILPGTCLVVSTLGRSGLKAIATDSVKSAFYLPRRHGVRVALASLEDFVKAYGA from the coding sequence ATGTACCTCACCCGGGAGGAGGAGCGCATCCTCAAGGGCGAGGAGGGCCCGGCCCGCCAGCTGGCTATGAAGCTCCTCGTCCGCATAGGCGAGGCTCTTGGAGCGGAAAGGCTCATAAGGATAAGCCATGCGCATGTCAGCGGCGTGTCGTACAGCAACATAGGAGACCCGGGCCTCGAGTTCATAGAGGGCCTGGCTTCCGGCGGGAGGGTAGCGGTCTACTCTACATTCAACCCCGCCGGCGCCCCGCTGGGCATGGATCCCCCCTACCCTGTGCCGAGGGAGCATGTGGAGAAGCAGGCCAGGATAGTGAAGGCCCTCCTCCGTATGGGGTTCGAGCCCAGCGGGACCTGTATACCCTACGCGCTGCGCAGGCCTAGGCCCGGAGAGCACCTGGCATGGGGCGAGTCGAGCGCGGTAGCGGTGGCTAACACTCTCTATGGGGCCAGGACCAACAGGGAGGGCGGCCCCGTAGCGCTCGCCGCCGCGCTGGTCGGGAGGACCTACCTCTGGGGCCTTCACCTGGAGGAAAACCGGCGCCCAACTATCACCGTGAGGGTCGAGACCCTGCCGAGGGGCGAGGTGGAGGCAGGGCTGCTCGGTTACATGATAGGCAAGCTGTTCTCGGGCGAGCTCCCCTACCTAGATGCGGGGAGGCTAACAAAGCGCCAGGTCATAGCCATGTGCGCGGCGGCAGCCGCCTCCGGCAGCACGGCGATGTGTGTAGTGCGCCACGTGTCTCCCGAGGATCAGGGGCCGCCGGGGGGCGTCGAGAGAGCGGCGCTAGGCCCCGATGATCTGCGGGAGGCTCGGGAGGAGGTCGAGTCCGCTAGCCTGGATGAGGCCGAGCTATTCTTCACCGGCTGTCCTCACCACCCGGAGCACGTGGTAAACCGCGTCCTGGAGTTGATGGAGGCTCACGGGGTGTCTAGGCTCCGGCGGCCGGTGTGGATAGCAGTGCCTGGCAGGGCTTCTAGGCCTCTGGCGACGCTTGCGGGGGAGCTGGCGAGGCGGAATATACGCATCCTCCCCGGGACCTGCCTAGTGGTGAGCACGCTGGGTAGGAGCGGCTTGAAGGCCATAGCAACCGACTCGGTGAAATCGGCGTTCTACCTGCCGAGGCGACATGGCGTAAGGGTGGCCCTTGCCTCCCTAGAGGATTTCGTCAAGGCTTACGGCGCCTAG
- a CDS encoding UbiD family decarboxylase has protein sequence MRNIDASVELFLEEARSRGAKLVEAPEPLDPRYEAARLIKQYDGRGIVVYRVRGFGWPFASNLIAGRETLYWALGAGSDVEAYSRLSRALSSPGGFEERRFSSFFEEAGSGVSLLPALRFYEKDGGSYVTSSIFIACRGDVCNASIHRIMVSDDKSYAAVRVVPRHLYRMLREAGDKGLPVAVVIGVDPRVLLAAASSPSYGVFELGIASALLGGLAVCRTPLHGLPVPCGSSMVIEARLGPDRAPEGPFVDLLQLYDRAREEPVLHVEHVYVNKVYKPYMHVILPGGYEHMMLMGFPREAAIYEAVARTVPHVRKVRLTPAGGMWLHAVISIEKQHDGDGKTAGLAALAAHPSLKHVVVVDSDIDPDDPWEVEWAIATRFQADRGLVVIPHARGSTLDPSAREGLTYKLVLDATAPIRERERYTRPRIGGSS, from the coding sequence ATGCGTAATATAGATGCTTCCGTGGAGCTGTTCCTTGAGGAGGCCAGAAGCCGTGGAGCCAAGCTTGTGGAGGCTCCAGAGCCCCTCGATCCCCGCTACGAGGCCGCACGCTTGATAAAACAGTATGACGGCCGCGGTATAGTGGTGTATCGTGTAAGGGGCTTCGGGTGGCCCTTCGCTTCAAACCTGATAGCTGGGAGGGAGACACTCTACTGGGCCCTCGGCGCGGGCAGCGATGTGGAGGCCTACTCCAGGCTCTCCCGTGCCCTATCCAGCCCGGGGGGCTTCGAGGAGCGCCGGTTCAGCAGCTTCTTCGAGGAGGCCGGCTCCGGGGTCTCCCTCCTCCCAGCCCTGCGGTTCTACGAGAAGGATGGGGGATCTTACGTCACCTCGTCGATATTTATAGCATGTAGGGGGGATGTGTGCAACGCCTCCATACATAGAATAATGGTGAGCGATGATAAGAGCTATGCAGCTGTAAGGGTTGTACCCCGCCACCTCTACAGGATGCTCCGCGAGGCGGGGGACAAGGGGCTCCCGGTAGCGGTTGTCATAGGTGTCGACCCCCGCGTTCTTCTGGCCGCGGCTTCGAGCCCCTCCTACGGCGTGTTCGAGCTGGGCATAGCCTCTGCCCTCCTAGGCGGCCTGGCTGTTTGCCGTACTCCCCTCCACGGGCTGCCGGTGCCCTGCGGCTCCTCGATGGTTATTGAGGCTAGGCTGGGCCCCGACCGGGCGCCGGAGGGCCCCTTCGTAGACCTCCTCCAGCTCTACGACCGGGCCAGGGAGGAGCCCGTGCTCCATGTGGAGCACGTCTATGTAAACAAGGTCTACAAGCCCTACATGCATGTAATACTGCCCGGCGGCTACGAGCACATGATGCTAATGGGGTTCCCCAGGGAGGCTGCGATATACGAGGCTGTGGCGCGCACTGTGCCTCATGTGAGGAAGGTGCGGCTCACCCCCGCGGGGGGTATGTGGCTGCATGCTGTGATCTCTATCGAGAAGCAGCATGATGGCGATGGGAAGACTGCCGGCCTCGCGGCGCTAGCAGCTCATCCCAGCCTCAAGCACGTGGTTGTTGTAGACAGCGATATAGACCCCGATGACCCGTGGGAGGTCGAGTGGGCCATAGCCACCAGGTTCCAGGCTGACAGGGGGCTAGTCGTTATCCCTCATGCTAGGGGCTCCACGCTTGATCCGAGTGCCAGGGAGGGGCTAACCTACAAGCTTGTCCTGGACGCTACAGCCCCTATACGCGAGCGTGAAAGGTACACCAGGCCTAGGATAGGGGGTAGCAGCTGA
- a CDS encoding Clp1/GlmU family protein, with protein sequence MRISIRLEPGQVVRATGPLRARVSYGQVVVLGAVFNHGDEFVVHKHRSYAIKALVESSVEVEVGYGGSLERPEPGEEVVDTWLRSVDDAIRRGCKSFMVLGPVDAGKSSLSAMILNRALLRGMRAGVVDADVGQADVGPPACVSAAEARRPLLWLRELRAEYIRFVGSITPQRAERRIVAGAVELALRLRSRGIEVVVVDTDGWVQGINSIEYKAEIARYIPVDMVYVVGDEKLYHMVERLFSGQRCGVAYLPSPASRRERSREERRELRSQAYRRYLEPLYERDIDLARVSVYGSCFFSGARLPGEHVKTLQQLLRAPVLAASETHDTLYVVTLGQADPGGIERAASVYQKQMYILDKNLAINALVSLIGPDGEEKALGLLRDIDFQRMVARVATPYTGEVKGLVLGGVRLSEDYEETGRPLRCVI encoded by the coding sequence ATGCGTATCAGCATCCGGCTGGAGCCTGGCCAGGTTGTGAGGGCCACCGGCCCCCTCCGGGCGCGCGTATCCTACGGCCAGGTCGTGGTGCTCGGCGCGGTTTTCAACCACGGGGACGAGTTCGTCGTCCACAAGCACCGCAGCTACGCGATAAAGGCCCTTGTAGAGTCTAGCGTCGAGGTCGAGGTGGGCTACGGGGGCTCGCTTGAGCGGCCGGAGCCGGGCGAGGAGGTTGTCGATACCTGGCTCCGCAGCGTGGACGACGCGATCCGCAGGGGCTGCAAGAGCTTCATGGTGCTCGGCCCCGTGGATGCAGGCAAGTCCAGCCTCTCGGCTATGATACTGAACCGTGCCCTCCTCCGCGGCATGAGGGCTGGCGTGGTAGACGCTGACGTGGGCCAGGCGGATGTAGGGCCACCGGCCTGTGTCTCCGCCGCCGAGGCTCGGCGGCCCCTGCTATGGCTCCGCGAGCTGAGGGCCGAGTACATCAGGTTTGTTGGGAGCATAACTCCCCAGCGGGCCGAGCGCAGAATAGTGGCAGGGGCTGTGGAGCTCGCCCTCCGGCTGCGCAGCCGGGGCATCGAGGTCGTCGTGGTTGATACTGACGGCTGGGTACAGGGAATAAACTCCATAGAGTATAAGGCTGAGATAGCCAGGTACATACCCGTTGACATGGTGTATGTGGTTGGCGACGAGAAGCTCTACCACATGGTTGAGAGGCTTTTCTCCGGGCAGCGCTGCGGCGTCGCCTACCTGCCAAGCCCGGCTTCGAGGAGGGAGCGGAGCAGGGAGGAGCGCAGGGAGCTGCGGAGCCAGGCCTACCGCAGGTACCTGGAGCCCCTCTACGAGAGGGACATAGACCTCGCCAGGGTCTCTGTCTACGGGAGCTGCTTCTTCTCCGGCGCCCGGCTCCCCGGGGAACATGTGAAGACGCTCCAGCAGCTCCTCCGGGCCCCCGTGCTAGCGGCTAGCGAGACCCACGACACGCTTTACGTGGTTACCCTGGGGCAGGCGGATCCCGGGGGTATTGAGAGGGCTGCCTCAGTCTACCAGAAGCAGATGTATATACTCGACAAGAACCTGGCCATCAACGCCCTGGTGTCCCTCATAGGCCCCGATGGGGAGGAGAAGGCGCTGGGTCTGCTACGCGATATAGACTTCCAGAGGATGGTGGCTCGTGTGGCTACCCCCTATACCGGCGAGGTTAAGGGATTAGTTCTAGGAGGTGTCCGGCTTAGCGAGGACTACGAGGAAACGGGGAGGCCGCTGAGATGCGTAATATAG
- a CDS encoding AAA family ATPase, protein MPVCRKLLEALTWPGVVLVYGAAGVGKTMLALEFLKDYCSSRCLYLTTEGLDFVKRAERMGVDMSRVTVYEALQHTDFLELLAQQSLPLNDIVVVDSVNFFARSGVEKAYETTLLLAAALFKLSEDYRVPVVETAQVHSAGNSYEPVAAKGLEMWAHNMVRLEYASPGRRRLHLERPGGLEAEFRIVEGGVEWLDC, encoded by the coding sequence TTGCCTGTCTGTAGGAAGCTCCTGGAAGCCCTTACCTGGCCCGGCGTGGTGCTGGTGTACGGCGCGGCGGGTGTAGGTAAGACAATGCTCGCACTAGAGTTCCTAAAGGACTACTGCAGCTCGCGATGCCTATACCTGACCACCGAGGGCCTGGACTTCGTGAAGCGCGCCGAGCGGATGGGCGTGGATATGAGCCGGGTCACGGTGTACGAGGCGCTACAGCATACAGACTTCCTAGAGCTGCTGGCCCAGCAGAGCCTCCCGCTAAACGACATAGTTGTGGTGGATAGCGTGAACTTCTTCGCCCGGAGCGGGGTGGAGAAGGCCTATGAGACCACACTGCTCCTGGCCGCCGCGCTCTTCAAACTAAGCGAAGACTATAGGGTACCCGTGGTGGAGACCGCCCAGGTACACAGCGCGGGCAACTCCTACGAGCCTGTGGCGGCGAAGGGGCTGGAGATGTGGGCGCATAACATGGTAAGGCTTGAATACGCTTCGCCCGGGCGTAGGAGGCTCCACCTGGAGAGGCCCGGCGGCCTGGAGGCGGAGTTCCGCATAGTAGAGGGAGGAGTGGAGTGGCTAGACTGCTGA
- a CDS encoding CDP-2,3-bis-(O-geranylgeranyl)-sn-glycerol synthase, with amino-acid sequence MARLLTPTETVLVLLPALAANGSPVLLGHRGTPIDGGRRFIDGRPLLGPGKTWEGLALGTLYGSIVALLLASLTCRPLILWGGIAASLGALIGDMLAAFIKRRLGLERGAPAPVLDQLDFYSGALLLLYTLGLVVDPLTAVLLAPAVFMLHRATNIAANKLRLKQVPW; translated from the coding sequence GTGGCTAGACTGCTGACCCCCACTGAGACCGTGCTCGTCCTCCTGCCAGCTCTCGCGGCCAACGGCTCCCCCGTCCTCCTAGGCCACAGGGGCACCCCGATCGACGGGGGCAGGAGGTTCATCGACGGAAGGCCGTTGCTGGGCCCCGGGAAGACCTGGGAGGGGCTGGCGCTAGGCACCCTGTATGGCTCGATAGTGGCGCTCCTCCTAGCCTCGCTCACCTGCCGCCCCCTCATACTCTGGGGCGGCATCGCCGCCTCTCTGGGAGCCTTGATCGGGGACATGCTCGCCGCGTTCATAAAGAGGAGGCTCGGCCTTGAGCGTGGAGCGCCCGCCCCGGTGCTGGACCAGCTGGACTTCTACTCCGGGGCCCTGCTGCTCCTCTATACTCTCGGCCTCGTGGTGGATCCTCTAACCGCGGTGCTCCTGGCGCCGGCGGTGTTCATGCTGCACCGCGCCACCAACATTGCGGCCAATAAGCTGAGGCTGAAGCAGGTACCCTGGTAG